A window of Bacillus sp. DX3.1 genomic DNA:
TTTTACTCATTGTTGCTGCATTGACAGAACAAAAATTAATAGAACTATATGAACATGTAAATCAGCTTGGCTTAGAAGCGATTGTGGAAGTGCATAATGAGGCGGAGTTAGAAGTGGCGCTGGCTCTACAACCACATGTAATCGGGATAAACAATCGCAATTTAAAAACATTTGAAGTGGATCTCGGGATAACAGAAAAGCTTGGGGAACGGTTAAACGAACAAAATGTGCCTTGGATTAGTGAGAGTGGCATTCATACGGGGGAGGATATCATTCGTGTAAAACAAGCTGGTGCAAAAGGAATTCTTGTTGGAGAAGCATTGATGACAGCACCTTCTGTCGGAGATTTCTTTCAGTCGCTAAAGGTGACAACATGAAAGTAAAGATTTGCGGTATCACCGATGTAAAAACAGCAAAAATAGCCTGCGAATATGGGGCGGATGCAATCGGATTTGTTTTTGCAAAAAGTAAACGGGAAATTGCACCCGAGCGGGCAAAACAAATAATCGAGGAGCTTCCAGTGCATGTAATGAAAGTTGGCGTTTTCGTAAATGAATCGGTCGAAGTGATCCAGAAAATCGCAAAGGATTGTGGCTTAACGCATGTACAGCTACATGGGAATGAACCAAATCATCATATTAAAAGATTGAATATTACGTCTATAAAAGCGATTGGAGTAAATTCGAGCGGCGATATAGAAAGAGCACAAGACTATGAAGCTGATTATGTGTTATTTGACAGTCCAAAAGAAGCGTTTCATGGAGGGAATGGAAAAACATTTTCATGGCAGTTACTAGAGCATATGCCAAATGTAATACAGAAAAAATGTATATTAGCTGGTGGATTACATCTTGAAAATATTACAAAAGCGATTGAAATGGTTAAGCCGTATATGGTTGACGTTAGCAGTGGTGTCGAAACCGATGGCAAGAAAGATATCGAGAAAATTAGACAATTTATTATAAAAGCGAAGGAGTGTTAAACATGAAATATGCGTATCCAGATGAAAAAGGTCATTACGGTATATACGGAGGACGGTATGTTCCAGAAACGTTAATGCAGTCCGTTTTAGAATTAGAAGAAGCATATAAAGAAGCAATGCAAGATGAGGCGTTTCATCAAGAATTACAACATTATTTACAAACGTATGTTGGAAGAGAAACACCACTTTATTTTGCAGAGAATCTTACGAAGTATTGTGGTGGTGCCAAAATCTATTTAAAGCGGGAAGATTTAAATCATACAGGAGCTCATAAAATCAATAATACAATTGGGCAAGGGCTTCTGGCGGTGCGAATGGGTAAGAAAAAAATTGTGGCAGAAACAGGGGCTGGTCAGCACGGGGTTGCAACAGCGACGGTATGTGCTTTACTCGGTTTAGAGTGCGTCATTTTCATGGGAGAAGAGGATGTGAAACGCCAAAAGTTAAACGTCTTTCGTATGGAGCTATTAGGGGCGAAAGTTGAAAGCGTCGCAGCAGGTAGTGGGACATTAAAAGATGCAGTAAACGAGGCGCTTCGTTACTGGGTTGCACATGTGCATGATACGCATTATATTATGGGATCTGTTCTTGGACCACATCCATTTCCGCAAATGGTGCGCGATTTCCAAAGTGTCATTGGTAAGGAAACGAAGAAGCAATATGAGGCGTTAGAAGGGAAATTACCGGAAGCTGTTGTAGCTTGCATCGGCGGCGGTAGCAATGCGATGGGAATGTTTTATCCATTTGTACAGGATGAAGCAGTTGCTCTTCACGGCGTGGAAGCAGCAGGTAAAGGGGTTCAGACAGAGAAGCATGCAGCAACATTAACGAAAGGAAGCGTTGGAGTTCTGCACGGTTCAATGATGTATCTCTTACAAAATGAAGAAGGGCAAATTCAAGAAGCACATTCCATTTCGGCAGGGCTCGATTACCCGGGAGTTGGACCAGAGCATAGCTTATTAAAAGATATTGGCCGTGTATCCTATCATTCTATAACAGATGAAGAGGCACTACATGCTTTTCAATTGCTAACGAAAAAAGAAGGAATTATACCAGCATTAGAAAGCTCACATGCTGTTGCATATGCATTAAAACTAGCTCCTACAATGAAGCAAGATGAAGGACTTGTCATTTGTTTATCGGGCCGTGGTGATAAAGATGTTGAAAGCATAAAACGCTATATGGAAGAGGTGTAAATGATGGGAGTAGAAAGAATTACAGCAGCGTTTCAAAATGGAAAAAAAGCATTTATTCCGTATGTAATGGGAGGAGACGGTGGTTTACAAAGGTTACAACAACAAATTCGTTTCTTAGATGAAGCAGGGGCAAGTATTGTTGAAATTGGGATTCCCTTTTCTGATCCAGTCGCAGATGGACCGACAATTCAAAGAGCAGGGAAGCGAGCATTAGACAACGGAACAACGCTTAAAGGAATCTTTGAGGCATTAGCAGAAGTAAGGCAGGAAGTACAAATTCCATTTGTACTCATGACATATTTGAATCCTATTTTAGCATTTGGAAAAGAGCGTTTTATAGGAAGTTGCCTTGAAGCAGGTGTTGATGGGATTATCGTTCCTGATCTGCCATATGAAGAACAAGATATTATCGCACCGCTGCTTCGTGATGCAAATATTGCTTTGATTCCCCTTGTTACAATAACGAGCCCGATTGAACGGATTGAAAAGATTACGAGTGAGTCGCAAGGGTTTGTATATGCGGTAACAGTTGCGGGTGTCACTGGTGTTAGACGTGATTTCAATCAGGAATTGCATAGCTACTTAGAAAAGGTAAAAGCGCATGTGCAGCTTCCGGTTGTTGCAGGATTCGGTATATCAACAACTGAGCAAATAAAGGAAATGATTGGTGTATGTGATGGAGTTGTTGTCGGAAGTAAAGTAATTGAGCTGTTAGAAAAAGAAAAACAAGATGAAATTTGTGAGCTAATTGCTGCGGTAAAATAAAAAGAAGGGGCTGCCTGTTAAGGGAGCCTTTTTTCTCATATTAACCTAATGGATTTTCACCAAAACGTTCCCAAAGTTTTGGGAAACGTTTTGCTAATCCTTCTTCATCATCTTGTTCCCAATCGAACTCAATGTCAGGCATAGATGAATCATGTCCCTTTTCATCTAATAAGGAATCAAATTTATTCCAAATATCGTCGTCCCATTCTATATCCCCCGTTTCTTTTAAAGAAAAAGCTTCAAGGGCTACATTTAACATTTCTTCGCATTCAGGAATAATTTCTTCCTCTTCATAATAAGAAGGAATTAAGTTTGCTAGATTTTCATGGTTTTGCAGGACAGATTCAAACACTTCTTGTCCTTGGGCAATGAGCCAGCCTCTAAAATAATCAAATAAATCATCAGAACATCCGCCAAAAATAATATAAGCAGCTGCCCATAGAGAAGATGTATAAGATTCTTTAAGAGCAGTTTGGAAATGAATTTCATAATCTGTAATTTCATTTGCTGAGCATGTGGATAAATGATCAACTAACCATTCAGTTGATTCTTCCTGCTTATTCATTTGGGCAATAAATTGCCAAAAGTGTTCTTTGTTCATTTGCATTGCTCCTTTTGAAAAGTATAGTGTTTCTTGCAGTATAGCGTAATTTTAGGAAAGTTTTGAAAATAATGTAAGGTGAAAAACAGTCATAAAATTAATTGAATATTTTCCCATCTGATATATAATAGTGATAATTGTATTTTTCAAGAAATGAGATGATTGTATGGCAGTATTGTTAGCTCTTATTCCGATTATGATGATTTTTATTTGCTTATTTGTATTTAGGCAAACATCACTGAAAGCATCGTTAATTTCTTATGCTGTGTGTTGTGGAATCGTTTTACTAACACCGATGTTTCGCCTGCAAATGGGAGAGATTGTCCATGCAACAATTAAAGGTGGCCTTATTTGTTTTATTGTCGGATATGTTTTGTTTTTTGGTATTTTTTTATTTCACCTTATGAATAAAATGGGGTATATCAATCAAGTTGCACGCTTTATAGAACACGTTACACATGATCGTTTGCTGCAAATGCTGCTTATGTGTTTTGGAATTTGTCCTCTTATTGAATCGGTCAGCGGATTTGGAATCGGCTTTATGGTTGCCGCTCCTATTTTTCTTTCGCTCGGTTATAAACCGTTTCAAGCAGTCTTACTATCGTTTATCGGTTTATTGGCTAGTTCATGGGGAGCGATGGCAACCGGAACGATTATTGGGTCACAGCTTATCGGTATGTCGCTCACAAAAATGGGGGTAGGGACAGCCCTATTAAGCATACCTTTCTTCGCTTATTTTATAATCCTATCTTTATATGTAATTGGCGGTTGGTCAGCGGTGATGCAAAAGTGGAGAGAAGCGGCTGGATTTTTTCTATTATTCTCTTTATCCATCTATCTGTCTAATGCATATGTTAGCGTTGAATTAGCTGGGATTTTAAGCTCGATTGTAACAATCACGTTCGGTTTTATTATTATTAAAATGAAAGAAAAGCAAGGGAAGGAACTATACTCGGAACATGCAGCTACAGCGCAGCAGGAAGTGTCCATTGTGAAAATTGTAAGTCCGTACTTATTTTTAACAGTGTGTATACTACTATCTCGTATGATTCCATCGTTTCATAGTATGCTGCAATCATACGCTGTTCTTAACTTGCCAGCCTACTCTTACAAGCTAGAATTATTGTATTCACCAGGATTTTGGCTTGGGGTTACTTGTTTATTTACCATTATTTTCTTCCGTTTTCCTTCTACTATAATAAAACAATCTTTTTCTCAAACAGTGAAACAATGGATCCCATTTGCGATTACTACGACAATGTTCATTGCTATTTCGGAATTAATGGGTGCAGCAGGCATGCATTCATTGTTAGCGGAAGCAGCTGGGAATACATTTGGAATAATGTTTGTTTTTATTGCTCCGTTCATCGGTGCAATTGGGGGATTTTTAACGGGAAGTAACGCCGGATCGAACGCCATGTTTATTAAACTACAAATGCAAACAGCGCAGAATGTAGGACTTCCGTGGCAATTTGTCGCAACGCTGCAAAATACAAGTTCTTCTGTAGCGACAATTGCTTGCCCGTCACGGATTACACTTGGCGCTTATTTATGTAATATTCCGTTTCGAGAAAATGAATTACTGAAGAAGACCACGCTTATTATTTTTGGGGCTGTGTTGATTGTAGTGGGAGAAGTGATTGTGTGGTATGTATTACAATAAAACATTTGAAAGAAAATCCTCTGTTTTAGGAGGATTTTCTTTTGTTATAGGATAATTTGTAAGTAGTAAGAGCTTCGATTAAATAGATAGGAGATGAATTATATGCCCTTAAAAAACTATGGAGTCTTAAAAGGTATAGCACTACAATCTATGATAGGAAAAGGGAAAACACCTCATTATCAAGTTCATTTGCAAGGGGAAGCAGAAGTAGAATACCGTATTGCAATTAATGTAAAATCGCAAAGTTATCCATCAGAAGTATTATATTTTGCAAGTGAAAATATTCAATCGGAAGCCATTACGATTTTACCGACATTACCATTTGGTTTTACGGAAGTGAAAAATAATGAACCAAGGGTTGCGTTAGATTATGTGAGGGGGAATGTATTTGATTCGAAACAGATGATCCCTTTGCCACCTGAAAAATCAGGAGCTAACAATGATTTAAATGAAAAAATGGAACATTATATAAAAAGAGCAATACAGGAGAAGGCAATTATTTACGCGTTTGGAGAACGATGGGGTCCGGAAAATAATACTCCAGATTCATACTTTCATTTCAAACCTGGTAATGGTATACACGATATTCATATGAATCAAGGGAATGTGGAAAAGTGGGAAAAGGACAATGGAATATGGCAGGACGGCGGAATACTCATTCACTTTGAGAAAGAGCAGCAATGGGTTGGAATCTTTCTTGCATTTCAGTCGCAGTCTTGGTGTACAGATGAACAGGGGCACGCGCGTATTCCTGTTGAACATTGTAATTATAAGACAGGGGATAAATAAGAATAATAGAAAACAGCTAGTTCATTTTAGAACTAGCTGTTTTTATTTTATAAAGAGTATAGCTGATTCCAACAGAAATACATGAAAATAATATTGCAACGCTAGAAAAAGCTAGTAAGTACGTATTGTATTTTACGATATTTCCTATTAGCGTATCGCTGTTATAATGGAAAATTCCTGCTACCACATTGAAAAGAAGAAGGAACACAAATATTGTGATAAGCCCGTTTAATGCGCCTTCTATATCTGGTTTACTTAAGGAAATATGTGTAGAAATACAAATTGCTATAAAAAGAAAAAACCAAAAAGAAGGATTGAATAGGTTACTAGTAGTAAGAAGGCTTTTTAATAATATGAATGATGAGAAAAAGATATTTTGAATCATTTCACCATTTATATTTGATGCTTGGATGTTTGTTTCAAGATAACTCATAAATAATGAATAGGATTGCGGTACTAAATAATACATGGAGAGTATTAATGCTGTAATCCCTGAGAAAATAGGAGCAATACCGATGAAAAAATTGCCTATTTTTTGATACATACTTCTTGAATTATATTGGTGTTTTACATAGCCTAAATAACCGTTACTTGTATTGGTTGGGAACCACTGGATACCTATG
This region includes:
- a CDS encoding YukJ family protein encodes the protein MPLKNYGVLKGIALQSMIGKGKTPHYQVHLQGEAEVEYRIAINVKSQSYPSEVLYFASENIQSEAITILPTLPFGFTEVKNNEPRVALDYVRGNVFDSKQMIPLPPEKSGANNDLNEKMEHYIKRAIQEKAIIYAFGERWGPENNTPDSYFHFKPGNGIHDIHMNQGNVEKWEKDNGIWQDGGILIHFEKEQQWVGIFLAFQSQSWCTDEQGHARIPVEHCNYKTGDK
- a CDS encoding DUF4240 domain-containing protein, which produces MNKEHFWQFIAQMNKQEESTEWLVDHLSTCSANEITDYEIHFQTALKESYTSSLWAAAYIIFGGCSDDLFDYFRGWLIAQGQEVFESVLQNHENLANLIPSYYEEEEIIPECEEMLNVALEAFSLKETGDIEWDDDIWNKFDSLLDEKGHDSSMPDIEFDWEQDDEEGLAKRFPKLWERFGENPLG
- a CDS encoding phosphoribosylanthranilate isomerase produces the protein MKVKICGITDVKTAKIACEYGADAIGFVFAKSKREIAPERAKQIIEELPVHVMKVGVFVNESVEVIQKIAKDCGLTHVQLHGNEPNHHIKRLNITSIKAIGVNSSGDIERAQDYEADYVLFDSPKEAFHGGNGKTFSWQLLEHMPNVIQKKCILAGGLHLENITKAIEMVKPYMVDVSSGVETDGKKDIEKIRQFIIKAKEC
- a CDS encoding L-lactate permease, encoding MAVLLALIPIMMIFICLFVFRQTSLKASLISYAVCCGIVLLTPMFRLQMGEIVHATIKGGLICFIVGYVLFFGIFLFHLMNKMGYINQVARFIEHVTHDRLLQMLLMCFGICPLIESVSGFGIGFMVAAPIFLSLGYKPFQAVLLSFIGLLASSWGAMATGTIIGSQLIGMSLTKMGVGTALLSIPFFAYFIILSLYVIGGWSAVMQKWREAAGFFLLFSLSIYLSNAYVSVELAGILSSIVTITFGFIIIKMKEKQGKELYSEHAATAQQEVSIVKIVSPYLFLTVCILLSRMIPSFHSMLQSYAVLNLPAYSYKLELLYSPGFWLGVTCLFTIIFFRFPSTIIKQSFSQTVKQWIPFAITTTMFIAISELMGAAGMHSLLAEAAGNTFGIMFVFIAPFIGAIGGFLTGSNAGSNAMFIKLQMQTAQNVGLPWQFVATLQNTSSSVATIACPSRITLGAYLCNIPFRENELLKKTTLIIFGAVLIVVGEVIVWYVLQ
- the trpA gene encoding tryptophan synthase subunit alpha, yielding MGVERITAAFQNGKKAFIPYVMGGDGGLQRLQQQIRFLDEAGASIVEIGIPFSDPVADGPTIQRAGKRALDNGTTLKGIFEALAEVRQEVQIPFVLMTYLNPILAFGKERFIGSCLEAGVDGIIVPDLPYEEQDIIAPLLRDANIALIPLVTITSPIERIEKITSESQGFVYAVTVAGVTGVRRDFNQELHSYLEKVKAHVQLPVVAGFGISTTEQIKEMIGVCDGVVVGSKVIELLEKEKQDEICELIAAVK
- the trpB gene encoding tryptophan synthase subunit beta, with amino-acid sequence MKYAYPDEKGHYGIYGGRYVPETLMQSVLELEEAYKEAMQDEAFHQELQHYLQTYVGRETPLYFAENLTKYCGGAKIYLKREDLNHTGAHKINNTIGQGLLAVRMGKKKIVAETGAGQHGVATATVCALLGLECVIFMGEEDVKRQKLNVFRMELLGAKVESVAAGSGTLKDAVNEALRYWVAHVHDTHYIMGSVLGPHPFPQMVRDFQSVIGKETKKQYEALEGKLPEAVVACIGGGSNAMGMFYPFVQDEAVALHGVEAAGKGVQTEKHAATLTKGSVGVLHGSMMYLLQNEEGQIQEAHSISAGLDYPGVGPEHSLLKDIGRVSYHSITDEEALHAFQLLTKKEGIIPALESSHAVAYALKLAPTMKQDEGLVICLSGRGDKDVESIKRYMEEV